One Triticum dicoccoides isolate Atlit2015 ecotype Zavitan chromosome 3B, WEW_v2.0, whole genome shotgun sequence genomic window, TTACGACCCTGGTACGTTGTTCAAGAGATTTCACACCAGAGGATCAATATAGTATAGTAGGCCCAGCATCTTGTCTCAGTAACAACGCTAGCCAATTCTGGTATATAGCGAACTCTTATGCATACATGTCTGACCTTCCACGGGAGTGCACGGCTGTTTCTAAAGGCATCCCCATACCCTTGACTTATGATAAAGATGGCCCGAACCTTGATGAGTACACCTTCAAAGAAAAGGCAAATAATTTCCTCAACTTTTGTGAAACAACATTCACTTGGCACCTCAATAACATTACAGATGTCTGCCAAAAGTGTGAACATAAAGGTCAGCACTGTGGATTCATCTCACAAAGGAATCAAGCTTTCTGCCAGCACCATGGTATTGTTTCTATTCCTAGTTGAAATCACATATCATTATGGTGGATATTCTATTTTGGAACCACAATAAATTTCTGTCTCTCCATTTACTAGTTTGCCAATTTGCTATATTCTGTTCCTAAGTGCATTCAATCTTCCCTTAGATTTTTCACCTGTAACACAACTATTTAAGAAAGGAAATTTTCATGCCAATTGGACCAATGGATAACTTGTGCAAGCACATATAGTCTCTAGGTTCGCATCCATGGACGTTTCCATACATTTTTTTGATTAAGTTATGGGGGTTAACTATTTGTAAAAATCACACCAAAAAAGGTAACAAACAAATCTTAATTGACCATTCTGCAGATATTTTCAGATCTAAAGACCAAGCTTCATTTTAGGCAGCATAAGGTCTAGCTTAGTAGGCTGATTTTCATTTAACTGTGTAACTACTAACTACAATGATCTTTCTTCTTgccacattttttttgcgaaagtaTTCTTGCTATGTTATTGACTTCTGGAGTGGTGTAACTTCAGCATATTAAGCAATCAACAAATCAGGATTCAAAAATTATATTTTGAAATATGTGCATTTAACAATGTTAATCCTGTATAAATATACACTCTCATCTATATGTGTATCAGTGTTTGTGGAGAACTATCATATTATTCACTGTACATTGTAATAGGTATTTCGAGCAGAATTCAATCATCACATACAGAGCTTGTACCATGATGTACTAACTATTAACTTATATAAGAGAATATTGATTATAACAATATTTTACTGAATTAAACTTCATTTCGAATTTTTAGTTTTAACTAAATACAAGACAAATATATTGGATACCAAGTAACAAGAACATAGCTCTATTTGTTGCAATATTTGTAACGATTTATACTCTTCTGATTTATACTGTTCTGTTACTAAATCTGCATAACaagtaaaaacaaaaaacaaagatgaGTAAACAATAGTACAAACATAACGTAATAAAGGATAATCTCAATCGACACAACACCCTATGTCTGAAGTCCAATATACATGATGCCAATAGGAGACTACCTTCTTCCTATATCCACACAGAGAACTCATGTAACAATCACGAGTTTGTGGTTTCTTACATATTGTGGAGGCAGTTCTTCTGCTTTTGTCTACATTAAATCATGGCAAAACTAATAATCTTCTTTCTACATGCAGGTGTGCCTGTCATCCCAGTTGCAGGTAATGCTGCAACTCTTATCATTATTTTCATTCTAAATGAAATTCTTATAGCTTACTGACCTATCTTTTGTGTTATCACATCACAAAAGAGTGAGGAGCACATAACTTCTTATCTGAACGCCACTTGATAATTTTCTTTCTTTTTAATGAGCAGCATCATCAGTAGCTGCATTTGTAGTTTTTTCATTGATGGCGGCCACTGCGATCTATCTCTCCTTGAAGTCAAAGTACAATGAAGAGATAAATATGAAGGTTGAAATGTTTCTGAAGGCATATGGCACATCGAAACCCACAAGGTACACTTTCCCTGAAGTTAAGAAGATAGCAAGGCGGTTCAAGGATAAGCTTGGCCAGGGCGGATTTGGAAGTGTATACAAAGGTGAGCTACCGAATGGAGTTCCTGTGGCAGTCAAGATGCTAGAGAGCTCTATAGGAGAGGGAGAGGAATTCATTAATGAAGTTGCAACCATTGGACTGATCCACCATACAAATATCGTTCGTCTCTTGGGCTTTTGCTCTGAAGGAACAAGAAGGGCTCTGATTTATGAATATATGCCTAACGAATCACTGGAGAAATACATATTCTCGCATATTTCCAATATTTCTCAACAACTCCTAGCACCAAACAAAATGCTAGATATTGCTTTAGGCATCGCCCGAGGAATGGAATACCTGCATCAAGGCTGCAACCAGCGCATTCTCCACTTTGACATCAAACCACACAACATCGTGCTGGACTACAACTTCAACCCGAAGATCTCAGACTTTGGCCTTGCCAAGCTGTGTGCAAGGGACCAAAGCATCGTTACCTTGACTGCAGCAAGAGGCACAATGGGATACATCGCACCAGAGCTATACTCTCGGAACTTCGGAGGGGTGTCATACAAGTCAGATGTGTACAGTTTTGGCATGCTATTGTTGGAAATGGTGAGTGGACGGAGGAACTCAGACCCAAGTATTGAGAACCAGGATGAGGTATACCTCCCAGAGTGGATCTACGAGAAAGTAATCAGTGGGCATGAATGGGAGCTAACTTTGGAAATGACAGCAAAAGACAAAGAAAAGATGAGACAGCTGACCATTGTGGCCCTGTGGTGCATCCAATGGAACCCGAAGAATCGGCCATCAATGACAAAGGTGGTAAACATGTTAACAGGGAGGTTGCAGAACCTGCAGATTCCCCCCAAGCCCTTTGTGTCGTCTGAAATTCATACTGTGCCACAAAACACGATGAACACATGAACACGCATTGTGTGTTTTTGTGTATCATTACACATCTGAGGGAACTTATTCCACATCTGTGTTGCAAACTGTAATGCCTTGTACTTCTATTTCGAATGTTAATTCGACTACATACTGAACTGAACTACATGGGTCACCTCTGTACCTTTATTATTGTAATGCTACATGGGTCACCTGATCTGTACCTTATCTTGTTGTAATGCTATTAATTAGAAACATATAGCGCTCGATTTGTCAACATTGAATAATGAGAACTTGTTAAATTAGAGTACTAGTGGGTATCCTGTCATTGCTGTGATTTTATCCTATCATGCCACTGCCTCAGCTACTACTAGAAACGCAGCATTTctgttctgaaatcaaaaggagaGCATTTCTAGAAACGCAGCGACAAATGTCCATCTTCATATTTAAGGCCCATGTAGATGTGGTCCATACTAACTTGGGATGCTATATAAAGAAGCTCTCCTGAGAACACTTTGGTGTAATTTTGATAGAGAGAATACGGTGCATGGCACTATGCACCAAAATGGCTGCCAATTGAGGGCATGCATATATGCCGCCAGGCTTGGGAAGGATCGAGAATTGGATTAGCACTGCATCACCAAACTTAGGTCAAGAAACTTAGTAGGGTATCACTTATATGTGcccacttacatattaggcatatcaTGCATCAACAGAATGTGCTTCACTGCCAACATCGTGTGGCGGTGTCCAAGCGAGACGAAAGTGCCAACTAGCTACAACAGCGCATGCATGGCCAGAAAATTAAGCAATTGTCCTACATGCTGAGTTAATTCTAGTCATGGAATGTTACTTTATGGATAGCCTTTTAGGATGTAGAAGTCAAAATAACTCAGATTTATAGTTTTTTCCAATGAGATCTACTATTTTTGAAGGACAAAATGAGTTCCCAGTATTTGATAGCTGAAAAGCATGTTTTCAACAAAATGATCCTAGCACTAGCACCATCATAGCACTGAAACAAACTGCTCAAGTTACCAATGCATTTCCCGAATCTGGAACGGAGCAGGACGTCATCAACCTGCAGGTGGTTGAAGCGCTTCTCCACAACAGCCCAGCCGCCAGAGCCTACTTTCTCCCTCACAAACTGCAAGCCCTTGAGCGCCACCGCAGCGATGCTCTTGCTTCTGTCGTATCTCTTCATCACGGCGGCCACCACAGCTTCTGCGGCCACTGTCCTGACGCCTTGGACCGGCGCTGCATCATGTTGCACATCAAACATGATCTCGATGACCTCATTGTCGTCTCTTAACCTGGTGGCCTTTGTGACCCTGCTTGAACCTTCTAAGCTTCCACTGTTTGGGATCAATGTTGCAGTCTCATGATCAATGGCTGGCTTGACACCAGCTTCAATGTTAGCCATATCCTTCTTTTACCTAATCCCAGGACAATTTCCCCTTTCTGCTCCCTGAAAGGGAAAGTTCGTTAGTTAGCTGCCTAAGAGGGCAAATCAAGTTATTACTGGCTATCCCTTTTCAGAAGCGAAAAAACAATTGTAGAGCTATGCATTCCTAAAAAGTAATTGTAGATCTATAACATAACAATGGAATCCAGTAATCAATATAACACCCTATTGTGAGGTCCAATATACATGAAGCCAATAGGAAGCTACCACATATATATGTCCTTCCTATGTCCACAGAGAATTAGTGGAAGAATCAGGAATTAGTTGTTCCAAACATACTTTGTAGAAGTATGATGAAGAAGTCTTCTATATGTTTTTCTACATGAAAATTAAATCATGGAAAAAGTAATGATTCTTCCTACATGCAGATACCCATGTCATCCCGATTGCGGGTAATGTTGCAACTCTTTATGTTTTCGCATTCTAAATGGAATTCTTATTGTGTTTTCTCATTTCAATAAGCGCCAGGAACCCATGACTTCTTATCTGGATGCATCTCACTAATTTCATTTCTTTTTAACCAGTAGCATCATTTGTAGCTCTTTCATTGGTGGTAACCGCAATGCTCTACCTCTCCTTAAAGTCAAGGTATAGTGAAGAGATAAATAAGAAGGTTGAAATGTTTCTCAAGGCATATGGCTCATCAAAACCCACAAGGTACACTTTGT contains:
- the LOC119274315 gene encoding rust resistance kinase Lr10-like isoform X2, with the translated sequence MGLPKFLVTLLLICLLTYESYVDAASEEQDFLRSCSSHRVTEIYYRHRVINVIPLEEPSTQCPLQKLISANLATDMYKQPQSLQVTTLVRCSRDFTPEDQYSIVGPASCLSNNASQFWYIANSYAYMSDLPRECTAVSKGIPIPLTYDKDGPNLDEYTFKEKANNFLNFCETTFTWHLNNITDVCQKCEHKGQHCGFISQRNQAFCQHHGVPVIPVAASSVAAFVVFSLMAATAIYLSLKSKYNEEINMKVEMFLKAYGTSKPTRYTFPEVKKIARRFKDKLGQGGFGSVYKGELPNGVPVAVKMLESSIGEGEEFINEVATIGLIHHTNIVRLLGFCSEGTRRALIYEYMPNESLEKYIFSHISNISQQLLAPNKMLDIALGIARGMEYLHQGCNQRILHFDIKPHNIVLDYNFNPKISDFGLAKLCARDQSIVTLTAARGTMGYIAPELYSRNFGGVSYKSDVYSFGMLLLEMVSGRRNSDPSIENQDEVYLPEWIYEKVISGHEWELTLEMTAKDKEKMRQLTIVALWCIQWNPKNRPSMTKVVNMLTGRLQNLQIPPKPFVSSEIHTVPQNTMNT
- the LOC119274315 gene encoding rust resistance kinase Lr10-like isoform X1 encodes the protein MGLPKFLVTLLLICLLTYESYVDAASEEQDFLRSCSSHRCSKHGPEIRFPFRLSSHPPSCGAPGMQLSCSGDDTIFDHHVLGSCRVTEIYYRHRVINVIPLEEPSTQCPLQKLISANLATDMYKQPQSLQVTTLVRCSRDFTPEDQYSIVGPASCLSNNASQFWYIANSYAYMSDLPRECTAVSKGIPIPLTYDKDGPNLDEYTFKEKANNFLNFCETTFTWHLNNITDVCQKCEHKGQHCGFISQRNQAFCQHHGVPVIPVAASSVAAFVVFSLMAATAIYLSLKSKYNEEINMKVEMFLKAYGTSKPTRYTFPEVKKIARRFKDKLGQGGFGSVYKGELPNGVPVAVKMLESSIGEGEEFINEVATIGLIHHTNIVRLLGFCSEGTRRALIYEYMPNESLEKYIFSHISNISQQLLAPNKMLDIALGIARGMEYLHQGCNQRILHFDIKPHNIVLDYNFNPKISDFGLAKLCARDQSIVTLTAARGTMGYIAPELYSRNFGGVSYKSDVYSFGMLLLEMVSGRRNSDPSIENQDEVYLPEWIYEKVISGHEWELTLEMTAKDKEKMRQLTIVALWCIQWNPKNRPSMTKVVNMLTGRLQNLQIPPKPFVSSEIHTVPQNTMNT